Within the Osmerus eperlanus chromosome 10, fOsmEpe2.1, whole genome shotgun sequence genome, the region CAGGGCAAGCAGACAGGCTGAccgacacgcacgcacgcatgcacacacacacacacacacacacacacacacacagactgtcaaacaagcagacagacagaccagttagacaggcaggctgcccacacacagactgtcaaacaagcagacagacagaccagttagacaggcaggctgcccacacacagactgtcaaacaagcagacagacagaccagttagacaggcaggctgcccacacacagactgtcaaacaagcagacagacagaccagttagacaggcaggctgcccacacacagactgtcaaacaagcagacagacagaccagttagacaggcaggctgcccacacacagactgtcaaacaagcagacagactagttacacaggcagacagagtgaCAAACAGACCAACAGAGGCTGTAGAGGCTGCAAAGCTTGCAGAGACACCAAGCATGCAAAGCCCTACAGTCAGCAGAGCTGgaacccctgcaccccacctTCTGGGGATGGAAGTCAGGCAGCATGACACAGGTGGCGCCCACCCAGAGAGGACACAGCAACTTGTTGACGATCCCGTGCACGTGGTGCAGGGGCAGGGTGTgcaggatgacatcatccctGGACCACGCCCACTCTGACACAAGACCCCTTacctagggggaggagagggggaagttggagagagagagggagagggggagagagagtgatgataTGAAGATCGTTTCTGAATCCAGGTCAACGTGGTACAGAAAAGGCCTACATGACTGGGGTCAAACCGAGAACACAAATGGACAGTACAGCACCATACGGGAGTGaattctctcttctttctttcccatctccctgcttctcgcccccccccccctctctccttaggCTTGTTACAGACAAATGAAGCTCCTGTTTGATTGAGGGAGCTCTAATTTTCCACTCTACTGGACATGCAGGTCAGTCTGAGTGGAGCTTCACTGAGACTGTCCTGAAGAGAAGGTGGCCTTGGTGAATCATTTGGCTGATTACTCAGACAACTCGAGTGGAACAAAAACAGAGTGACAAGGCAATGTCTATGGCAGGAATGATACAGACCCCCCACTCTAAATAACAACATACGCACATACTAATGTCAACACAGatagatatgagagagagagacagagagagagagagagagagagagacagagagagagagtgtaagagaaagagagagctacagGGCAGGGGTCAAGCACACTAGGCTCAGTGTCTAGACTAAATTTCCTGGGATATCAAATTCATCATGCGACTTTCAATACAACCGTTTCCCTACAGGAAGCTTGGTAGAAAACAGTTCCCAAATACAATGAGCAACATGTAGAGTGCACATCCAGTAGGCGTGTGCTTATTAGAAAATCATACTAATCCATCAACAAACTCATAGACTCCATATTTACCATGGCCAagatgctgttgtgtgtgtgaagaactCCCTTAGGCCTTCCGGTGGTCCCACTGGTGTAGATAATCATGGCAGGCCGCTGTGCCCAGTCCCTGATGCCCGCGCCAGCCTCAACCAGATCAGCTTCTTCCAGGGTGTCCAcgttggaggaggggggcagcagcAGACATGGCAGGCCCATCCCCTGTGCCAGCAGCATCAGGGTATCCCCATATGGGTCCCCCGCCACCAGCAGGGACGTCTGGGAATCCGAAACAATGTACTCCAGCTCTGACGGCGGATGCTTCCGGTAGAGTGGCACGGCTGTCCCGCCACACATCCATACGGCCCACTGGGCGACTGTGTAGGAGGCATCGTTGGCACACAGGAAGGACACCCGTTTCCCTTCCAGGTCACCTGAAGGGCAGCCCAGGGCAGAGGTGATCTTCCTGGCCAGGCTGGTACTGCTGTCGTACAGCTGTTTGTAGCTGTGACTACCGCTGCTGTCCACTATGGCTAGTTTATCTCCATAGGCAGGGGCACGGGTGAATACTGGCCTACTGCTCCCTCCTGTAGCTACAGCTGTCCTGTAGACACCAGAGGAGCTGTAGGCTCTCTTCTGAGGTagaactacatttcccaaaATCCACCTGGTCACCACACAGTGTGAGCATCCAACTACAGCAGAGAGCCAGAGGGGGCCAGTCAGGACTTGAGTGGAGCAAGATAGgtgagctgctgttgctactgAGGCTGCTCGTCCTGACAGAATCATGGTAGCAGACAGGCTCTCTAGTCTGCTCTCCCAATACACACTCCGCCCTGGGTCAGATCAGCTGTGGCAACCTATTCATTTTGAATATGAATCAATAATGATTGATTATTTTAAGCTCACAAAACAAAATATCTATTATTGCATGTTAAAAACAGCTAATTACACAGTCGCCTTAAGTGTGACATCACGTGGAACCATTTGGTACTCTAGCTCGAATGCAGTGCTCAGAGGCAGTTGAAATACTATTTATACTATTTTAGTTCTGCCAGTTGTATACTAACTCCAGCACCTTTAAACCAACTCCCTTTACTCATTACAATTTCTATCCCTGGTCCAGTTAGTCTTCTGGTAAGCCATTTCATGTATTTTCATTACATAACGATAACATCAACTTGAATGGAAAACCACTGTTGTTGGCAATGAGATTCTTTGACTTTGGGACTAAGGGCAAAGATCATTTTACTTCTCAGACAATGTGGACAAGCCATGCAGTCACAATGAGTACTGTAAGCATGGATATGATCAGTGATAGAGCATTTAAATTGTATTCAATATTGTACTGTTAagcttaaaataaaataaacaaaaacagtaCAAGCTGGATCTGTAAATAGCCAGCGAATAATTATTTGGTAGCTAGTAGCAAGCTAGCTGACATAGCtaaggaaagaggggagggaggatgacagAGCTTGCAAATAATCCCGCAAATGtatcgtttttttgtgtttttttactgTTCTAATGAGTAGTATTTTGTTTTAAAAAACTCAACTAAAGCAAACTAATGCAAAAATGAATCTTACCCAAACACCGGTCATTTGACTCGACGCACGGCGTTTCGATAGTTTCCTTCCGGGGGGAAACAATCTGTTAATGTATCGTTCCACACTATTGAGACAGATAACAAAGCACCACAAAATTGCAACCATTTTGGTTAGAAGTTTGGGGGGAAAAACTGATGTATTTTCACTAACTTACTCTTACATTACCACAGACTTTAACATAGCTTAAATGCAAAGTATGTTTCTTATAGTTGAACTCAGAATGAAGACAGAATACATTATCAAGCATAGTAAATATTTTCTAAAGGGTCCAACTTCAGTTCACTAAAAGGTGAACTGTTATGGTAAGGTTCAATATCAGTATGTCCATACAAGGCTATGGGCATGCTCATCTCCTTCCCGCTCAACCAGGTGGCATCTGTTGTTGGGAGTCACACAAGACCCTTTGTGTAAATGTGTCAGTTAAAGCTGAGATTTCACCCACAAGGCACAGAAGGGAAGACAGTAGACTGTGTGGGGTATGCACCCACCCCAGAGTTGTTTTGGCATCAGATCCCTCTTGCCAGATCTCCAGCAAGACCGTGCCAACTAACGCTTGGCATCGTCTCACAGAATAAGCAGGCACATTCAGCCAGCAGCTGGCAGTCGCGGGCCTCAGATAAGAACGGTTCAGACGTGGCACTTATTCAAAAAGTTTTCTCTTCCCCAAACCCCTCCATTTCAAACAAGGATGGCATGTTCCTAACGAACTAGAGGCTTTGTCTCAGAAACTCCCCTCCTTTTGCAGGAGTAGTatcgtcagagagagagcgttCCATTCGCAGGGAGTACACCAGTGGAGAAGATGCTACGAGAGCTAGCAGTTAATGCATAGAATCTCCACAGAGGATGCTCCTAACCAGGATACTGGCTCAGAAATCAACAATACAGATGGCTTTGGTGCACTGCGACTTAAATCACTCAATGTGGATACAAATTGTGCCTGGAATGTGTGGATTTTACTCTCAAATGTCCCGTTTTAATTGGATTAAGGGGTTTATTTTTGGGTCAACCATGGTGTGGATGCGCATATGGCAGCTGTGCGGTTTCAGTGGTACGGAACTGGGCTGGAGACTGACACATGCAGGGGTGGACAGTAAAGAGTTGAGGACGGCAGGTGGGCATGGCGACCTAGCGGGCACAAGCTTGGCATTCAGCTCCATGTCTCCATGCCAGTAAAACAGTCTGCCTGCCCGCCTTCCAGCCAAACAGACTTATTCAAACTCCTCAGCGGAACTATCAGGAATGAACTGGGCAGACaggcaagatggccgccagcgGGCGCCAACACCTATCTTGGCTGGCACAGGATCACTACACAAGACAacggatggaaggagggagggaaagagggaacgagagagattgagagaaaggGGTGGAAGAGTAACATTGACGGAGtacaaggaagggagagagagaaagaaagagagagagagagagatagagagagagacagagagagagagagagagagagagagagagagagagagagagagagagagagagagagagagagagagagagagagagagagagagaagagaaagagagaagcaaaGCTTCCCATCATATCTGAGAGGAGTGTAGAGGGCGAGCTGGGAGATGGGAGCTGAAACCACGGGGAGTGCCAGAACATGTGTCAAGTTGGCACCAATGTGAGAATGTCTTGGCAAGCTCttctttcaccccctcctcctcccccattcctcccccctttcctcactCTTGCCCTGCTTGGAACACATGGTACGTCAGCAGCGGCATCTGGCCGCGCTGACTCTCAGCAGCTGCGTTTCATCTTCACCAGTTGGGATGCTTGGCACTGACACTTCATCAACTACCTGTGGCTCCTTGTGGGCACGAAGAAGGCTATGAATAATTTCAGAGCTGCAGCTGCAAACTTGACTCCTGTCCAAGAGATGCGGCAGCACTGTAAACATGCGACCACCTCACTACACAATCTCGCCACCCGTATACTAACTAACACGGCTGGCGGGCCTGCACACAGATGCACGGCGACTGGAAAGGCTGCCTGTGGAGATAGTTTATCCACGGAATAAATGGTTTATCTAGGTGAGAGACTGGACTGGTGAGAGGACTTTCTAACTGGAATAAAATAGTGGATAAACCGATGGATGGActcatggatggatggatggatagatggatggatgcatggacggatggatggatggatcgaTTCTGAAATGTCTGGAATCCTGAATGAAGATGGAATACAATAAACCAATAAACCAAAGCACATGTAATGGGGGTAATGTTGAACTCCTGTCATGCCCAATACAAAAACTCATCTCATCCGGAAATCTCCCTTTTTATGAAGATAATCCTGATGAAATGTTGGTGTGCCCAGCTCAAATCTGAGTGCACTGATTCACTCTGTGGCTTGACACGTCTGCTCTGTTCACTTTCATGGACCTGCCCTGAACCCTGATGATGCATAATGCTCCCCATCTGTCCAAAAACATGTTTGGTTTATGCTGCTCCGTTAATTAAAATGTCTTCTATGAAAGCCCCCACATGGCACCTTTCTGGGCCAATTTCCCAAGCTGAGACACCATGGATCTCCTTCTCGTCAGCACTTCTCCTGAAGTGATTAAAAATAGTTTCCAGTTGTAAAGTATATACAGCCCCATTTCTGACAAAGACTGTCATATTACAACAGAACCATGAAAGCAGACCTCTAGTGTCTCTCATATTGAACAAAACTACTCAGGTTTAAGCACCAGTAGAAGCCTTGTATCAGGGGGCAGACTGACAGAAACTCATCACTTTTTTCATCACCACCGCTTTTCTATGTAAGTGAAGCAGACATCCACTTTTGGAGCCTGGGGTTTGCCACTAGCAAGCTACGCTACGTGACCTAATTTGACATTCCaaccttttgttttgttttatttatttggtgtgtgtctcagtgtgtgtagcAGCCTGTACAACAGTACCGGCAATGGTGCAACAAGACTTTGAAGGCAAAACAGATAATTTCTGTCAAGACTGAGCGGCGTGTACACATGTGACAGTGTTGACCCAGTGGGAGTTTGGCTCCATCTGTGTGGGTCTGACCCAGTTTAGCCCTCAGCCATGTCCAACTGTTCCGCCTCCCAAACATATGTGCTGTGTTGGGGGATACGCGATCATGGCCACGCGGGAcgaaggaaacacacacaccagatatgaGACTGTGACACTGGACCCTGCTTCCTGTCTAAGCCTGCCTCACACAGCATATGTCATCATCAAAGCCCACCCATTCTGTTTCACTATCACACTCGAAGGAAATCCTtcttctcaccccctcctccattttTCCCCATTCCCCTctgctccttcacctccttctcctgtaCCTTCTACTCCAATCCCTTCTGCTCCTTTCTCATCCACTTCCTTCtacatccccctcctccaactcctctcctcccctccctccctccctccctccctccctccctccctccctccctcccttagtCCTAAAATTAGGTTATCACATGGTGtgaatgcatttgtgtgtgtgtgctggggtggttCATAAGCACCTATGTGTCTTTGTTTGTATGTATTTATCTTGTAATATGTGTcaatttatgtgtgtgcgtatgtatttGAAGTCTATTGCACTCCTATTATATCACTGCCATCATGCCAGTATGACCTGTGACTCATTAATATCCCCTCAGCATTGCGTTGGCCAATCAACTACCAACCCTGAGAGTTGGCAGGACTGTCGGTGCCACACAGCTGAGCGAAGCACCAGCCTGGGCAGCAGCAGAAGCGGCACTGGGGGCTGTCCGGGTGCCCCATGTTGGCAGACAAGCATACAGACGAGGCAGTATCGCTGCACAGAGCAAGGTCCCACAGGGGAGAGTGGTGTGTGAGGACATATGGGCCACCAGGCGGGTGATGAGCTGCTTCTGTGAGCCTCTCATggcctgggagggagggctgcTTCTGGGGGATTTAGGGGCTCCATGCCCCTGTTTGGGTTTGCACTCAAGCTGCTTAACCATTATAGGGTAGTCGCACCACATATGGTATGTCTGGGAACTTGTAGTGAATTTCAGGGACAGAAGACAAAATTATACTGCATTTATGGGCCATCTGGAATGTTATCTATTTATATTTTCTATCTTATATCTATATCTATATATCTTTgacctttttttttatacagtacatagtaatgtaaaatgtaacataATGGTAACTCCTCCCATTTATTCCACACTACAATACCTCACAACATCCAAAGATCCATTGACTTGCCATTTCTGGTTGATGCACTGCTATAGCTGCCTTGTGATCAAGCTAGAGGCGTTGATTGGCTTCTTCCACTCATTATAACATACCTAATTCCTATAATGACTTATTGATATCCCATAGATTCCCTCCCAACTCACCTTCAAAGAGATAGACGTTGAGACTATTGTGCCAGACAGGCACAAGGTTCTTCAGTTGAACCTCAGAAGACAAGCTACAGGGAACAAAAGGCAGAGTCCTTTCTGTACTACTCAACTCTGAGTGACTCTTAGAGCAGACAAGGATTAGCCTAACCGTCACTCAAGAGATATGCTTTTGTTCTGTATGGGTTTGGAATTGTTGTGGTCTTCAATTTCTTAAAGCATGTTGCTGATATAACAACCAGATGTCAGCTGGGATTCTTTAATCTAAGCCTTACTTCCGCTTACATGACATGTTTCTGATTTAATTTGGATGAAATGTCCAAATTCCTTCCCCTTCAGTTCCAGTGAAGTGATCATGTTTGTTATGTCTGCTAAAGCATAGCATGTGTTTGTAATATACCATGCCATGGCGGTTAGCGTGGAAAGGCAGAGCATCCTGACTCTACATTTGGTATTGTTTTGATCAaaaccccccctccatcccctttctcccccccccccctgttcatgGCATCAGCATTTTAgtctcttcaccctcctccccccacacaatCTCCCCTGTGTGAGGCTGTCATGCAGcctaggtggtgtgtgtgtgtgtgtgtgttgttcacgGGGAGACAGAACCATATGCTGTCTAGTCTCCCAGGGACCAGAGAATGGAGTCTTTACCAGCACCACTGCAGCTCTGGGCTGCAGGGCAGAAgaaggtggagggtggtggggggaggggcactTCCTGTACAAGAGAGGGCACTGTCTGTACAAGAGAGGGCACTGCCTGCCTGGGCTTAAAGATGTTCACTCTCTGCTTATGGTCTTCCTATTACATATCGGAAGTGTTGTGTCTCAACTGGAATCTGTTTTAGGTCAATACAATTGTGATTTGGGAGATAATAAAGCCAAACGTATTATGTCTGACAAATATTTCTTCTCAAGCCTAAGCTTAAATATATATGGTGTGGTGTGCATgggtgtacttaaaaaaaaaatcttcaaacacagacaaatacacataCAAGCATGTATCATTGTGAGTTCTCTGAGCTAGGACATCCTCCAACActctttcgggggggggggggggtcatataACCCTCATGCCCATGAAGAACACTTTTTCCTCCTGTTGTTGATAAACCCACAACTGACTGGATTGATTCTGGAAGTGGTCGACCTTGGGGCAAGTGCACCAGTCAATGCTCTGCTACACATTTTTGCAGATGAGACTTCTTCAAAAATGTAATACAGACAAGCTTTTGTTCAGAGGGATGACTTCTGAAGCACTAAAGAGTCTACTATTTTGTTTTTCTCCTTGTGTTCTTGGAGTAAAGTGATGGGGAGACCTTTGAGTGGATACTTGGagtacttggtgtgtgtgtgtgtgtggaaggcaaGAGAGCGAGGACTTGGAGTGGTGGGTTGGTGAGGTGAGCAAGTGTGTATTTCGAGGTTTATGGGTGAGCTCGTGCGTTgaggcatgagtgtgtgtgtgttgtggcggCGAACGCGTGTGCAGAATTCATCTTGTCTGTATAGTCATTAGTTATATGCATTTCAAGCAGAGGGCTCCAGCCCTTCACTAAATCGCAGGAAGGATTGTTAGGCACGCGTGTTATTAATTTTTTCAGAGTCCCCCTGGCGTCTGTATGAATCTTAATGCTGCTGACTGGGCGGCTGTGCTATCGACTTTCTTTAAAATATGAAGAAGCTTTGCTGGAAGCGCCCAGGGTCATTAGCTGAAGAGTGGGCGCAAATCCCTTCCCGAGTCTGCCTGGCCCTACCGTGTTAAATGTGCTCTTAAAATATTCATAATCATACTCCTGcactgatacacacatacactccaccacatgcacatatacgtcagcacacacacacacacatttgtggacacacacacacacacacacacacagagaatacacAAGGGAGACAGGGGTGCTGTGGAAATCAATATTAAAATGTATTCCTGTTTTGGCGTGTGGTTAATTAGCTGTGGTTCTTAAGCTTGTGAAGTTTGTGGACAGATTAAGAGTATCTATCTTCCTCAGTGCtaaaataacaaacacacacttccacactcaCATCagtgcatacacatacactgtTGAATCACATGGAGATTGTTTGTGTGAAGACTGATGATACAATCTCATGCTATATTATGATGTTGCTTTTCATTTCAAATATTTAACTTGCAATAAATTAATCTGTAGAAATGTTTACAGCCATTTACAGACACAGCCATAGCAGGGTGCAGTACATAATGTCCTATTATCTTGTTGTTAACATAATTCACAGTGAATTCACATCCCCTGTATAGTTGTTAGGTCTCCTACATGCCATTTCTATAGCATTCAGTATCAAGGCATGACCATTCCTGCCAGCACCTGTATGTCCTAACTAGCTAGTGGTGTGCTGCATTCATACTTGCCTGTTCATGGCCTCCTACTCCAATAGGAAACCATGTTCAAAATAGTTACATGTTACTGTGCTCGATGGCTGTAATTTCTCTTAATCCTCCTGTTATGTTTGTTTCATGTTCATAAATGTTGTGTTCCTGGTCCAAAAGGACCGTCCCATTATAGCTGTTCATAAATCCATAATAATACACATCATCTAATGTTATGTTAGGTATTTTTATCAACTTAAGTTCTTGTGAACATTACAAGATTACAATTTTGAACTTGATTTACTAATCATGGCCTGTAGGCATCATTGACCTGAGCTCATACAACTCGTTCTTGAGTAAAAATACTATATTCTGTGGTGTCTTCAACTTCTGATACGTACTCCTCTAATGTGTCTTCACTGTCAGCTTCCGGGCCTCTCTTCTCCAGTGTCATCATCAAAGCCTCACATAAAGTATATTGTTTGGTCATTGTGCTGCCACAGAATAAATTGTGAGCAATGCCTCAAAAATGTTTCATATACCAGAGCTGCGAGAAAAGTTCTACAAGCTACATTATTGAAACTATGTTGCAATTACATTAATATACATAAATTCTAGTCTCCACCCTTAATTTCTAATGACCAGTCATTTTTGACCGAGAACACCACAAGTGTACAACATTTTTATAAAACAACCTAAATGTTATGAAAATCATCAACATGTCTTTTGTGTGTTCAGATGCCTTGTGTGGACAAAGTCATGGAACCTCATGACAATCAGATTCAATTACCGGTAACTGCATTTTTCTGAGGGAAAACTTGTAAATCGTTCAAATTTGATTGGAACACAACCAGAGTGTTGATCTATTtttaactgtttgtgtgtgtaagtgtgcaggtgtgtgtgtgcttgcatgtgtgtgcttgtgtgtgtgtgtgtataagtatgGATGTGTGAGCGCATGTTTCTCTGtcctactgcttttgtgttTGTGGAGGAGGGACATACACATGTTTACGATTTAATCTGATCAAACACAGGCTTTTGACTGGACCCTGTTATACCTTCACAGTCTGTCCTGTGACAGAGCTTCCCACTTCCTAGTTCATGGTTTCAGCCTCAGATTGACTCAGAGCCTCAGAGGCTTTCAGACAGCTTCAGCCTCCAGCTGCCATACTTCAGCAACCCTCAAATGGAACTAACATTTTGGAACCACAGATGCATCAGGGTTTAGTCTAACACATAGTCTAATGCTCTGGGCAAAATAAAAAGATGTTGCTATCTTGCTCATGCAATTCATCTGCAAGAAGGTAAACATGTCGCTGGAATGATTTAATAATTGAATAATTTGTTTGGTCCCTATATCCAGTCAGGATATAGCTTTTTATGTTAATAACTATTTTGGACACATGGTTTTCTGGTAATGAATCCATGGGCTTCTACCTACCAATTAATAACATTATGGTCAGATCTTGCAATTGGTTGGTGGATGGCAGTCTgtgcatgtactgtgtgtgtgcgtgtgtattggtGAAAGCCTGTGTATGTACCATATGCATGCACATGTTATTTATGTTTTAACAGCAGAATCTGAATGTGTCAAAGAcaatactgtacagtattatTGTGCTCCCTCCCCGATCtaaattatttttcaaacaCCCAAATATTCTTTCTATTACAACTCGGGACATTGACAGCATTGATTGAATGCGTATTGTCTCAGAGAGGTGGGGACTATGGCGTGATAAACCAGGTATTTTATGGATAATCACTGTCTCCTATCCATCACCTATCCAGAACTAAGACTTTGCGGAATCTAGACAAACCAACCTGAGGTGGtatgaaaaatgtaaaatacCTCGCACGTTGGCCATGAGACCGGTGTATGGTCGCTCCCTCCAACCACTGAACCCAGAGCAAATTTCCAAATGAGGCCCAAGTGAATCGGACATCAACAAAACAGCTCATCTTTCTCACCTCAAATGAGATCAGTCAGTTCACTTTTATATACTTTTCACACTTTTTTATAAGTCTGATATGTCAGAATCCTTTATTATCAAACAACCATTGTCTTTTAAAAATCATGTCAGTCCTCATTTTATCACCAGTCTAATaaacagtttctctctctctctctctgtagtaatGGGTTCAAGTCTCCCCTGGAACCTGACCTCTGtggcgcgtgtgcgtgtgctatTAATAGCCCAGGGTAATGTGAGAGGAGGTTAGGTTACGGCTGCATCAAAGGGCCgggctgtgtgtgagacaggtgctGCGATGGAGACCAGCCCTAAACAGGCAGGTTGCTACACTGAGCAGCGGGGGCAGTAATTGCGTCGGTTGTGTGGCGTGTTACAGAACAATGGACCCTGGCTGGCGGAGACAGCGGGGGGAGACGGTGGGGCGGGGCATACACCGTTTTAGGAGCGTACACATAATGACCTGGAACAATACAGGCACTGAGACAGaatggggcggagggggggggggggggggggggggagagagaagagaaaggataTGACAGGCTGATCTGTCCACTCCCTGCTACTTTCCATTGCTCTTCCAtcagtgtgccccccccccccccccccaagacactCCTCCAGGGTGTGTATTGATCCATATGCAGTGCATTTCA harbors:
- the acsf3 gene encoding malonate--CoA ligase ACSF3, mitochondrial isoform X1, which encodes MILSGRAASVATAAHLSCSTQVLTGPLWLSAVVGCSHCVVTRWILGNVVLPQKRAYSSSGVYRTAVATGGSSRPVFTRAPAYGDKLAIVDSSGSHSYKQLYDSSTSLARKITSALGCPSGDLEGKRVSFLCANDASYTVAQWAVWMCGGTAVPLYRKHPPSELEYIVSDSQTSLLVAGDPYGDTLMLLAQGMGLPCLLLPPSSNVDTLEEADLVEAGAGIRDWAQRPAMIIYTSGTTGRPKGVLHTHNSILAMVRGLVSEWAWSRDDVILHTLPLHHVHGIVNKLLCPLWVGATCVMLPDFHPQKVWDLLLSSRPPVVNVFMAVPTIYSKLIQHYEENFTRPHVQDFIRAVCKERIRLMVSGSAALPQPTLQHWEQITGHTLLERYGMTEVGMALSNPLNGPRIPGAVGVPLPGVEVCIVMTNATSTTIAEGNSAETRVRPGLEGKEGELRVRGACVFQKYWNKPQETKESFTTDGWFKTGDTAVFKDGVYWIMGRTSVDIIKSGGYKISALDVERHLLAHPDILDVAVIGVRDPTWGQKVTAVVQLRRGRSLTLAELKAWAREHMAPYTIPTGLIVVEEMPRNQMGKVNKKDLLRTVSPS
- the acsf3 gene encoding malonate--CoA ligase ACSF3, mitochondrial isoform X2, with the translated sequence MILSGRAASVATAAHLSCSTQVLTGPLWLSAVVGCSHCVVTRWILGNVVLPQKRAYSSSGVYRTAVATGGSSRPVFTRAPAYGDKLAIVDSSGSHSYKQLYDSSTSLARKITSALGCPSGDLEGKRVSFLCANDASYTVAQWAVWMCGGTAVPLYRKHPPSELEYIVSDSQTSLLVAGDPYGDTLMLLAQGMGLPCLLLPPSSNVDTLEEADLVEAGAGIRDWAQRPAMIIYTSGTTGRPKGVLHTHNSILAMVRGLVSEWAWSRDDVILHTLPLHHVHGIVNKLLCPLWVGATCVMLPDFHPQKVWDLLLSSRPPVVNVFMAVPTIYSKLIQHYEENFTRPHVQDFIRAVCKERIRLMVSGSAALPQPTLQHWEQITGHTLLERYGMTEVGMALSNPLNGPRIPGAVGVPLPGVEVCIVMTNATSTTIAEGNSAETRVRPGLEGKEGELRVRGACVFQKYWNKPQETKESFTTDGWFKTGDTAVFKDGVYWIMGRTSVDIIKSGGYKISALDVERHLLAHPDILDVAVIGVRDPTWGQKVTAVVQLRRGRSLTLAELKAWAR